From the genome of Strix uralensis isolate ZFMK-TIS-50842 chromosome 6, bStrUra1, whole genome shotgun sequence:
GATGCAATTGTTTAGGAGAATGTGGTGCTGAGGGGAGATTAATAGGGTCTGGGTTTTAGGATGAGTCATTTTATATTAGCTTTGTCTTTAAcgaaagaaaattaaaagaaagcaaaaggagaggCAATACAGTAGCCCAGGTTTCCACTTTCCAGGTTGTGGGGTGGTACTTGGAGGTAAGCAAGGAGTGAGGCAGAAGGTAGGTACCTGGATATCCTGGGGTATGGACTGGGGAGCTCTCCCAAAGGAAGGTGGTAGCTTTGGAGAGGAATGAGGCTGACAGGGTGGTTGGAAGGCAAGTAGGGAAAAGAGAGTTGAACCTTGCTGAAAATCTCATTACCCTGAAATCCGCCTCCTTGCTTCCTGCATCCTTACAACCTCTCTCCTTCTTTTCCATCCCCAGCATCCTCCTGATCTTTCCCAAGCCCGTTTCCCCAGCCATGGATGGCCCCAAGACACCCTTCCTATCCCTTACTCTGTCTACTTTGGCCTTTGCTGCTGCtatgaagttttattttgcagctgcaaggaggagaacaaaataaatcttcattcTGGGGGTGGCAAAATTCACTTTAGCCCGTGTGCTGAAAAGCCTTGGGCTTGGCTCTGCTGCCACATCTTGTTCTACTTAAACTGCTGCTTTTAATAGACCCAAAATGTTTGCTTTGCCAAagatgtttccttctcttccagcagAGCTGTATGCACTGGTTTGTTCATGTAAGACATAGCCCGGCTGCgggagctgctgccagggctgtgtTTTGTTAGCTCACGTGGCACCAGCAACACGAAGACTGGCGGACCACCCAACGGGAAATCTTCTGTTTGACTTCAGTTTTGGTAGAAGCTAGATTGGAGATTGTTTAAAGGGGATTTGAGATGTCTCATGAAAGCACATTTCAGATGCCAGCTCCTACCTTTAATTAACCCTTTGAAAATGTGACTTGCCAGTAGGGATCTGTAGTAGATTTTGGGGATTGCGTTCAGAGTAATTGGTAACTTTCTACATCGACACCGAACAGCAGGTGTTAGCAAAGCAGTTATTTATATCTTCATCTCTTTCCCATTTCAGGTTCTCTATGGCCAGTGGCATTTCTTTCACATCAAATATCTTTTGGCAGAGATTTCAAATGCTGTTAAGAATCAATATCTGAAAGATGTAATTCAATGTAAGGTGTGGATCTCAAACCCACACCAAAACTTTTGGCTTGGTAATGCCTGCAAAGATCCTGCTGTGAATATCACTGTAAGATCTAAATGGTGGTATGCaaaaaatgtgacattttatcTCCAGTAGTGATTTGCAGGACCACTACTTCTCCCTCCCACCAGCCCAAATTCAGTTTGATGGTGAGCAAGATTGAGGACAAGCCAAGACCCATGTGAGAACAGCTTTCCTCCTGCAGTCCCGGGCAGTGCCCTGTGCATACGGTGGCAGAGGGTagggagcagcagagaagggTAGCTGTGCGGGAGTTTCAGTGTTCATTATGTGTGCTAGGGAGTAGGCAACATAAAGGACTGTGCGGCTGCACATTGCACCTCACCACCCTGCCCTGTCCACACTGACTCTGTGGGAGAGCCTCAACCTGCCTGACAGGGGGTACAGGCCCCCCCTGAGGTCAGACAGTCACTGCTGGTGTAAGCAGCCCACCCTTTGCTCCTGCTGCTAACTTATCATGGTCATTGGGTCTTGAAACCCAGCCCGCAGCAGGCTCACATGTCTCCTTTGTGGAGGGATCTGATCATCTTCTGAGAGCACATGGTCTTGCTGGTGCTTGAAGTTCAGTCAGCTCCACATACAGGCACCCCATGGCTCAGAGTGATCAATAaaccacagaaatgtttttccactACAGCACTGATTGCACAAAACCATTACTGCTCTCCTGGGTTCTCTGGGGAGGGCTTCTTCATTCAGATGTCCCTCTTCATCCAGCTGTTCTTGGCCACCTGCCCCACGCTGGGATGGGAGGCCGGGCTGAACCGGAGCAGTTGGGCAGTGAGGGCATGGTAGGGTGCCAGTAGTGGGGGCAGCCCCTCCAGGTACAGCACCTCTGCCACTGGGGTATGCTGCGGATGTCGGTATCATGAAACGGTGTGTAGCCAGCTACTATCACATAGAGCACCACATGTCGTACTTCTTGGTGTTGTAGGGGATGCCCATCAGGATCTCTGGGGAAGTATAGGCTGCTGATCTGCAGAATGTGGTGCTCAAATCCAGGTAGCTGTTGGCCTCCTTGCTAAAACCAAAGTCACTAAACTTGGCCTGGTGGCCATCAGTGGTGAGCAGCATGTTCTCACACTTGAGATTCTGGTGCACCAAGTTGCAGTTGTGCACGTAGCATATGGGCGCCATGACCTACACAAAGATGTCCCGGGCCTTGGGGACCCAGGGCAGCTTCCTGAGCTGctgcaccagctgcagcaggtcagtagctGCTGCCTCCATCATGACGTAGAGCTTCCCATTGCAGACCTTGATGGGCTCAAAGACGCGCATGATGTTGGGATGCCAGAAATTGCGCACGATGGAGAAGTCCCGGGACAGAAACTTGTACGTGAAGGCTGGGGGTGCTTGCTGTCAGTCCGCCTTGATGACTAAGGGGCCTTTGTATTTGTTGGAGGTGGCCAATTTCATCTTGGAGAAGCTGCCCTCCCTTAATGTGTGACCCAGCCTGTAGCCCAGCTCACAGAGTAGCTTCTCTCCTGCATCAGTTTTTGGCATGATGTGtgatcatagaatcagagaatggtttgggttggaagtgaccttaaagaccatctagttcccacctccctgccatggctagggacaccttccacaagccctgtccaacctggccttgaacactgccagggagggggcagccacagcttctctgggcaacctgtgccagtgcctcaccacccttacagtgaagaatttctttcttacatctaatctaaatctaccctctgtcagtttaaaactgttacccctcatcctgtccctacactccctgatgcagagtccctccccacctttcctgtagcccctttcagcactggaaggccactataaggtctcccc
Proteins encoded in this window:
- the TSSK6 gene encoding LOW QUALITY PROTEIN: testis-specific serine/threonine-protein kinase 6 (The sequence of the model RefSeq protein was modified relative to this genomic sequence to represent the inferred CDS: inserted 2 bases in 2 codons; substituted 2 bases at 2 genomic stop codons) translates to MPKTDAGEKLLCELGYRLGHTLREGSFSKMKLATSNKYKGPLVIKADXQQAPPAFTYKFLSRDFSIVRNFWHPNIMRVFEPIKVCNGKLYVMMEAAATDLLQLVQQLRKLPWVPKARDIFVXVMAPICYVHNCNLVHQNLKCENMLLTTDGHQAKFSDFGFSKEANSYLDLSTTFCRSAAYTSPEILMGIPYNTKKYDMWXLYVIVAGYTPFHDTDIRSIPQWQXVLYLEGLPPLLAPYHALTAQLLRFSPASHPSVGQVAKNSWMKRDI